AAATATATTATTATTAAGTTTATATACTATTCCACTAATTTGATCAAGGCATCCTTGTCCTTTTATAAGGTAATCTAATACTTTAATAAATGCTATTTCACCTTCACCTTTTATAACAATATCTACATCCATATTACTTAATATATCTTGTCCTATAAAAGTAGCATGAGGTCCACCAGCAATAATAGTACATGATTCATTGTATTTTTTGAAAATGGATGCAATCTGTTTAATGTTTTCATGAGTTGGTGTGGTACCACTTATACCTATAATCTGATATTTATTACTACTAGCTTTACTTCTTAAAATGTCCACCCAATTTTTATATATGCTTAAATCTAACACTTCTACTTCATAATCATATTTTTGAGCATATGAAGCCAAATAAAGCATTCCAAGTGGTAAATATTTGTAGAAATTATCCGTTTGACTGCTGCTAATCATTCTTGGATTAACAATCAATATGCAATTTTTATCTTTGTCCTTCATCCAAACCACCTTTATATAAATTTTATTTTTAATGTTATTTAAATCAATATTTTTTTATTTTTAATCGTTTATTTATATTTTCATGCATGTTCCACCTAAATATATTAGGTGAAACATGCTCTCTTGATTAGATTAAACTTTTGCTGATTATGCAGTTACAACTATTCTTCAATAACTTCTTTGTACTCATCAACCATTTCTGATATTAATCTCTTGTCAGAGGCTGTAGGTATAATAATTGCTGCTATAATACCTATAACTGCACCTGCTGCACCTGCTGCATCAGTTTTGCCTTCAATATGCATTTGTGGTTTCTCATAAGTAACCATATTTTATTCTCCTTTCTTTTAAATTTATTGAACAAAATTTATCATCATTCAATTTGTTCTAACTAATCTGCTAGATAGAACAATATTTCATTTACAGCGCTTAAGAACCACTAATTATAAATAAGCAAATTTTAGAAATAATAGCATATATCGAATCTCAAAACAAACTTAATTAAACATTTATAATATCTTTGAAATAATATAATTGAATTGTATATAATTGATTTATTTTGATTTTTTTGACTATAGTTAAATTTATATTTTTTGATAAAACAAAAATAGTATAGTTGTTAAAACTAGAAGCAGTATTATAAGGATAGGATATATTATGTATGAATTTTGATTTTTTTATTATTTTTTACATATTTGTATTTTAATATGTTTGTCTAAATTGTACTATCTTCCGTAATATAAGTCAAGCATATTTTACTGTTTTTTATAATAATTTCCATGTTATGCTAGCCCTATTATTATTTATTGATTAATGAATATATGTTATTAAAGCAATTTACAGTAATCATAAATTATTCTTTAACTTTCTCTTCCACCATTTATTTAAAAATATTTTCTATAAAATAAACACTTTCATTAAAATTATTAATTGTTATTGTTAATTTTTGACTAGTAAGCTATATTATGCTATTATAGAGTTATAGTTTTAATTCTTTGGTTTATAAATTCAAAATATTCTGACCCTATGCAGATCATACACGATTATCATATTCTTTATTTGAAAAAAGTACATAAACAACAAAAGATGCCCTATCTATCAACATATAACGAAAGGAGGGGTTCTGTGTTTTTAGGTCTTGCTTGGTATTGGTGGATAATTTTCTTGGTAATTTTTATTATAGCTCTACCACTGAAGATTAAGATGATGAAAAAGCTTACTAAAAAAAATAAAAATGATGACTATTACAATAATAATTAACTACTAATAATTATTTACCGTAAAATGAGTAGATGGTAATTGATTAATTCAATTACCATCTATTATTTTCTTAAGTACTTTGTATGAACTATGAATATATATTTATCATAGTAAATTTTATTTTTCCATAATTTGGTTTAATATAAAAAACAGAATTAAACATCATAAGTTTAATCCTGTTTTTTATATTAAACTATATATATCACTTCTTTAAATAAGTTACAATCTTTAAATGTTATTATTTAATCTGATTAGGCAATATATCATCTGTATAAAACCCATCTATACCATACTTATAAAACTCCTCAAGCTCACTAACCTCATTAACTGTATGTGTATAAGAAAATACATTTACTTCATCTAGCTTTTTAGGAAGCTGTGTCTTAGCTTTGTCTATAGGCATTGTAATCGCATAAACATCATGTCTTGTTACAAAATCTATTATCTGTTCATCACTATAATTAGACATGTATAGTGTAAGAATGATATCTTTATAACCTAATTCCTGTACTTTTATATATTCTTCTATATGATATATCTGAGGTATAATATTATCCAATACATCAGGATATTGTTCTTTAATTATTTTTAAGGCTTTAATATTATCTGCTTTTACATCAGTCACAATACGAGCATCTTTATGTTCTCTTAGCCACTTGGCTATATCCTCAATAGTAAGCTGATGCCATCCGTTCATCATTTTAAAGTTTTTGAATTCATCATAGCTGTATTTTTTTGACGTTTTCCCAAAAAACTTCTTAACAAACCCGTCCCAACTATGAAGACATACTAATTTTCCATCTGTTGTCCATTCAAAATCAACCTCTATTAGTCTATGTTGATTATCATAGCTTTTATTTAAGGCTTCCAAACAATTTGTATATGTATTACCATCTAACCTTCCACCTGCATGTGCTATTAATTTTTCTTTTTTTGCATTGCAATTTTCATAGTCTTTGTCATTTAGATTTAAATCTGATATTATTAAATTATTTTTTAGTATATAGTTTGATAAGTTTATCTGTTTTATAGCTTTTTCGTAGTCTTCTCTACAATTATTGGTATCTACTATACTCTTATCATTATAATTCCAAGCATAGCTGTGAGAAAATATACCATCTCTGGACATATTAAAAATAATATTATCTTTTATAAAAGATCCTTTAAGCATATATGTTTGCTGAGCTACAAAACCCTTGTTAGTATTAATTAAATCTTGCCCTAACATTATTCCTTTGCTATTATCTAAACCAAATAAATTTAACATAGTAGGATAGAAATCTAATTGACTTCCAACTGTATCTATTTTATCCTTTATGTCTGAATTTGGTATATGTATAATAAGTGGTATTCTCATCATTTCATCAAAATTATAATCAAACCCTAAATATTTTGTAAGATTAAGTTTATTTTCTTCGTCCATAGAAGATAATCCAAAATGATCTCCATATATTACAATGACAGAATCCTCATACAACCCTTGTTTCTTTAAAGCTTCAATAAAATCCCCAATAGCTTCATCTACAAAATTTATAGATTGAAGATATCTACCAAACAGTGTATTTTTATGTTCTTCATTTAGCTTTATTTTTATAAGCTCCTTTGGCATATCATATGGATGATGACTGGAAAGCGTTATCAAGAAAGCGTAATATGGATTTTTTAATTCTTTAAGATACTGTATAGATTGAGTCAAAAATTCTTTATCATTTACTCCAAAGCCTATTGGTTTCTTTGAAATATAGCCTTTAGCATCAATAAATTTATCAAAGCCTTGCTTAGGATATGCCTGCAACCTATTCCAAAACTCTCCTTTATAACCATGCAAAGCAATCGTATTATATCCTTTATCCTTTAACAACCATGGTAATCCATAATAATCATTACTGACATATTTAGTATATGTTTGACCATCCATAGCAGGATATAATGAATTATGAGTAGTAAATTCGGCATCAGATGTATTTCCTCTACCAAGCAACTGATAATATCTATTAAAGTAGATGCTGTCATTATTTATCAATCTATTTAAATTCGGTGTAAGCTCTTGATTATTATATTGCCTGCCAATAACAAAATTCTGTAGACTTTCTACCTGTATTACAATTAAATTTTTACCTTTTACAATTCCATTAAATTTATTATTTTTATTATTATTATGTGAACCTTTTAATGCTTGAGTTAAATCAAAATTCTCCTCATTTCCAAATAAGCTTACAAATATATCATTGGCATGATAAGTAAACACCTCTTGTTTTCTTAAGCTTATTTCTTCACTAGATTTATCCACAACTACTATAAATAAGAACCAAATTATACACATTATAAGCACGGGATACTTAGATTTTTTCATATTATTATAAAAATAGTACATTTTAACTTTTTTCTTATACTTAACTATTATATATGTAAATAGAAGTGGAATATCTAATAGCAATAAAAAATAAACAGGTTTTAATAAATATTTAACGCTGCTTGTTACTGGACCTAATTGACCAATTTGCCTTAAAACTACAATAGAAGGCAACTGATTGAAATATTTAAAAAATACAACATCTGCAAATGTTACAAATGAAAAAATAGTATAAAATATTATAAACAAACAATCTCTATACTTTTCCTTCAATAAATCAAAAACCATAAAAACAGTCATAGTAAATAAAACACCAGAAACTACAACAAATACATTAGTATTAAAATCAATAAACCTATAAAATATGCTTAATTTTAATGTAACAAGTAATAGAATAATCATCAATTCTCTTGAAATATTTTTATATTTTTTCATATACCTTCTCCTTGTTATTATCAAATTTTTAATAAAAACAACCTAGTATATAAATCTGCTAAACAAAAGATGACATTGTTTTTTATTTTATTTCACTTTTAGAATTATTGATACTAACTCAGGTCTGTTCCATATTCTTTGAGGTACTAAGCTATTTCCTAATCCTCTTGAAACTATCATAAATGAATTACCTTTTTCATGAATTCCTTCTGAATATTTTGGAAAATAACCTTGATTTGGCGCAATAACACCTCCTATAAATGGTATACGAACCTGTCCACCATGAGCATGTCCCGCTAAACTTAAATCAATATTGTATTCTGTATAAATATCAAAATTTTCAGGTCTATGCGTCAAAAGTATTTTAAAATTTTTATCATGTTTTTCTATTGAAGAACTTAATTCTTTTCTAATTATATCTCTTAAAATATTCTCTTTGGTGTTTTGAATAGCATTAAAAGCAGGATCATCAATACCTATAATTGTTACATCACTAGAACACTTTTTTATCTCCAATGATTCATTACGAAGTACAACAACTCCTGCATTTATCAGTTTCTTTTCTAGAGAGTCAAACTTACCTGACCACCCTTCATGATTTCCATTAACATAGTATATAGGTATTTCATTCTTTAAACCATTAATCAGCGTCATGCTTTTTTCTTCATCATATCTTCTTCTAT
This is a stretch of genomic DNA from Abyssisolibacter fermentans. It encodes these proteins:
- a CDS encoding sulfatase-like hydrolase/transferase — encoded protein: MKKYKNISRELMIILLLVTLKLSIFYRFIDFNTNVFVVVSGVLFTMTVFMVFDLLKEKYRDCLFIIFYTIFSFVTFADVVFFKYFNQLPSIVVLRQIGQLGPVTSSVKYLLKPVYFLLLLDIPLLFTYIIVKYKKKVKMYYFYNNMKKSKYPVLIMCIIWFLFIVVVDKSSEEISLRKQEVFTYHANDIFVSLFGNEENFDLTQALKGSHNNNKNNKFNGIVKGKNLIVIQVESLQNFVIGRQYNNQELTPNLNRLINNDSIYFNRYYQLLGRGNTSDAEFTTHNSLYPAMDGQTYTKYVSNDYYGLPWLLKDKGYNTIALHGYKGEFWNRLQAYPKQGFDKFIDAKGYISKKPIGFGVNDKEFLTQSIQYLKELKNPYYAFLITLSSHHPYDMPKELIKIKLNEEHKNTLFGRYLQSINFVDEAIGDFIEALKKQGLYEDSVIVIYGDHFGLSSMDEENKLNLTKYLGFDYNFDEMMRIPLIIHIPNSDIKDKIDTVGSQLDFYPTMLNLFGLDNSKGIMLGQDLINTNKGFVAQQTYMLKGSFIKDNIIFNMSRDGIFSHSYAWNYNDKSIVDTNNCREDYEKAIKQINLSNYILKNNLIISDLNLNDKDYENCNAKKEKLIAHAGGRLDGNTYTNCLEALNKSYDNQHRLIEVDFEWTTDGKLVCLHSWDGFVKKFFGKTSKKYSYDEFKNFKMMNGWHQLTIEDIAKWLREHKDARIVTDVKADNIKALKIIKEQYPDVLDNIIPQIYHIEEYIKVQELGYKDIILTLYMSNYSDEQIIDFVTRHDVYAITMPIDKAKTQLPKKLDEVNVFSYTHTVNEVSELEEFYKYGIDGFYTDDILPNQIK
- a CDS encoding metallophosphoesterase, with protein sequence MKFRKLVISLVAIAVLYVFLYFENNCITISEHIVSSTKIPLEFDGFKIIHISDLHSKVFGKNNEILINKIKNENPDIVVITGDLIDRRRYDEEKSMTLINGLKNEIPIYYVNGNHEGWSGKFDSLEKKLINAGVVVLRNESLEIKKCSSDVTIIGIDDPAFNAIQNTKENILRDIIRKELSSSIEKHDKNFKILLTHRPENFDIYTEYNIDLSLAGHAHGGQVRIPFIGGVIAPNQGYFPKYSEGIHEKGNSFMIVSRGLGNSLVPQRIWNRPELVSIILKVK